In Synechococcus sp. A18-25c, a single window of DNA contains:
- a CDS encoding metal ABC transporter substrate-binding protein encodes MPLPTLAVGLLALLMACSGPSRLSSMERGATTDARPKVLTTFTILADMASNVAGDRLQVESITKPGAEIHGYEFTPSDIERALGADLIVENGLGLELWAKRFTAAAGQVPTVTLTNGLQPLLIEEDAYAGRPNPHAWMSPKTAQHYVDQLVLAFSELDPEGSEAYQSNAEAYKASLRKLDEELRQSLATLPEGQRLLVSCEGALSYLARDYGLQEAYLWPVNAESQITPRRMARLINRVRQDQVPAVFCETTVSDQPQREVARAAGSRFGGSFFVDSLSDDNGPAPTLLDLHRHNVKLIRAGLGSPADPTP; translated from the coding sequence ATGCCCCTTCCCACACTTGCTGTTGGATTGCTGGCGCTGCTGATGGCCTGTTCTGGGCCGAGCCGTTTGTCCTCGATGGAGCGTGGCGCCACAACGGATGCTCGCCCAAAGGTTTTAACCACCTTCACCATTCTTGCCGACATGGCGAGCAATGTTGCTGGCGACCGCCTGCAGGTGGAGTCGATCACAAAGCCTGGTGCTGAGATTCATGGATATGAATTCACTCCCAGTGACATCGAGCGGGCATTGGGCGCTGACCTGATCGTTGAGAACGGGTTGGGGTTGGAACTCTGGGCCAAGCGTTTTACAGCTGCTGCCGGCCAGGTTCCGACCGTGACGCTGACCAATGGACTACAGCCTCTCTTGATCGAGGAGGACGCTTACGCGGGGCGCCCCAACCCCCATGCCTGGATGTCGCCCAAGACGGCCCAGCACTACGTCGATCAGCTTGTGCTGGCCTTTTCTGAATTGGATCCTGAGGGCAGTGAGGCGTATCAGAGCAACGCTGAGGCCTACAAGGCCAGCCTGCGAAAGCTGGATGAGGAGTTGCGCCAGAGCTTGGCAACCTTGCCTGAAGGCCAACGGTTGCTGGTCAGCTGCGAGGGTGCTCTGAGCTACCTCGCGCGCGATTACGGTCTGCAAGAGGCCTATCTCTGGCCCGTCAATGCGGAAAGCCAAATCACGCCACGCCGGATGGCCAGACTGATTAATCGCGTTAGACAGGATCAGGTGCCAGCGGTGTTCTGCGAAACCACAGTGAGCGATCAGCCGCAACGTGAAGTTGCTCGAGCAGCCGGAAGCCGCTTTGGTGGCAGTTTCTTTGTCGATTCCTTGTCAGATGACAACGGTCCAGCCCCCACCCTCCTCGATCTGCATCGCCACAATGTGAAACTCATTCGAGCTGGTCTTGGCTCCCCCGCCGATCCAACCCCATGA
- a CDS encoding LysR family transcriptional regulator, which translates to MNVAHEHALQRVHLQIIVEVERQGSLTAAADALSLTQSALSHSIKKLEKQLGLTIWVRDGRRLHLTSAGRYLLSLGERILPQLSVAEMHLTQFATGVRGTLRVGMECHPCYQWLLRVTEPYLRSYSDVDIDVIQKFQFGGLDALINYEIDVLVTPDPVLKKGLRFEPVFDYEQVLVVCANHPLTSQSWVKPQDLKDEVLFSYPVSLERLDIYRSFFTPAGLAPACHKRVETTDMILQMVACGRGVTALPRWLAEGYAESMDLVVLRLGEDGIAKQIHLGLRDESLRCDYIAGFVREAQTSRSALSTD; encoded by the coding sequence ATGAACGTCGCTCATGAGCATGCCCTGCAAAGGGTGCACCTTCAAATCATTGTTGAAGTTGAGCGGCAGGGATCATTGACCGCTGCGGCTGACGCTTTGTCGTTGACGCAGTCGGCGCTCAGTCACTCGATCAAAAAACTTGAGAAACAGCTTGGCCTGACGATTTGGGTGCGAGATGGCCGGCGCTTGCATCTCACTTCAGCAGGTCGTTATCTGTTGTCGTTAGGTGAGCGAATTCTGCCTCAGCTCTCTGTTGCGGAAATGCATCTAACGCAATTTGCGACTGGTGTTCGCGGGACCTTGCGAGTGGGTATGGAATGTCACCCTTGTTATCAGTGGCTTCTGAGGGTGACTGAGCCCTATTTGCGTTCCTATTCAGATGTGGATATTGATGTTATTCAGAAATTCCAGTTTGGCGGCTTAGATGCACTGATTAATTATGAAATTGATGTGCTTGTAACGCCCGATCCTGTTTTGAAGAAGGGTCTCCGTTTTGAACCTGTTTTTGACTATGAACAAGTTCTTGTGGTGTGTGCCAATCATCCTTTGACATCGCAGTCATGGGTGAAGCCACAAGACTTGAAAGACGAGGTCTTGTTTTCTTACCCCGTCAGTTTGGAAAGACTTGATATCTATCGATCTTTTTTCACGCCTGCTGGGCTCGCTCCGGCTTGCCACAAGCGTGTTGAAACAACGGACATGATCTTGCAGATGGTGGCTTGTGGTCGGGGTGTAACGGCCTTGCCGCGCTGGCTGGCTGAGGGTTACGCGGAATCGATGGATTTGGTGGTGCTTCGTTTGGGTGAGGACGGTATTGCAAAGCAGATCCATCTGGGTCTCCGAGATGAATCTCTGCGATGTGACTACATCGCTGGTTTCGTGCGCGAGGCACAAACGTCGAGATCGGCGTTGTCGACCGATTAA
- a CDS encoding DUF2256 domain-containing protein → MRPSDRPTKICPVCGRPFQWRKKWKDVWDEVRYCSERCRRHKKTSDRRSKV, encoded by the coding sequence ATGCGTCCAAGTGATCGCCCCACCAAAATTTGCCCTGTCTGCGGTCGACCCTTTCAATGGCGCAAGAAGTGGAAGGACGTTTGGGACGAAGTCCGCTACTGCTCAGAGCGGTGCAGGCGCCATAAAAAAACCTCCGATCGTCGATCGAAGGTTTGA